CTTGAAGTCAGATTATTGGTTCAGAGCCTGAACGATGTAAGAGATGTTCGTTACATCTTCACCGCGGCAAGAATCATTCGTGCACACGTTACTGCGCGTGCACTTGTTAGCGCGATCGTAGGCAAAATCTTGAGCACCGCGAACTAGGATACCAACCACTTCATTTGTTGCAGCATTAAATACCGCTGAACCCGAGTTACCACCGTAGGTGTCTAAGTTTGAAGAAAAGTAGTTTCCATTTTGTGCGCGAACTTCAGCACCATCAGCAACCTTCGTTGGCAATCCCGCTGGGTGACCAACGACGTAAATCTGATCACCTGGTTGCGCTGGAGTTTGCTGTAACTTTAATACGCGATGACCACGAACAGCGCGATCCAAACGAACTAAAGCGTAATCTTGCGATCCTGTGTATTCACGAGCTACGATCTCCTTACACGTAAACACATCGTCCGTCGAAATCATTTGCGGACCTGTTTTCGCATCGGTCATTTTGAAACCAAAGACGAATGAATAAGAGTTGTTGATGCAATCAGAAGCGCTGATACAGTGACCTGCTGTCGCAATAAGGTCTTCACCCACCAACGAACCAGAACAGTTCGCTGCCACCGGTTGGTGGTAATAAGGTTCGTCAGCGCACAAGTTCATTTGAGTGCCGTATTTTTCAGTCAGAATTTCAAAATAGCCGTTATTTTTATTAACTACATCTCTGGATGGAATCAAAGCCACTGTGGAATCCGCGATATCTCGGATATCACTGCGAGTTACTTCGTATACATCGACACGATTGTCGTCACCATAAATGACCTTGGGTGTGACATTCACAAATCCAACTGAAAACGTCGCCAGAACCGCAACACTGATGGTTGCTACAAATGAATTCCTTTTCACTTTTTCCCCTCTGAGAGTTCATCCTGAACTTCTCTTACAAAAATTTTCTGTAATCAACGGGGGAAAGACAAACTATTTTTTAGATTTGACCAGGTAATCGAAAGCCGTTGCATAAAGCTTAATTTGCTTAAGCATCGAGTGCAGGCCATTGGCCCTGCTTGGTGAAAGATTACCTTCAAAACCCAAAGCCTTTAAAAATTCAGGTGGAGTTGAAAGAATCTCTGATGGAGTTGCGCCGGAATAAACATACAAAAGCAAACCCACTAAACCTTTAACAATCAAAGCATCACTATCCCCGTGAAGCAGCACTTGATTGTTTTCATTCAAATTCGCAGCAAGCCAGACCTGCGACTGGCAACCTTTCACAGCGTTTTGTTCGACCTTCAAGGCTTCCGGCATAGCAGGCAAGGCTTTACCCATTTCGATGATTTTCTTATAGCGATCTTCCCAGTCAGTTAACGCTGAAAAATCTTGAATCACTTTGGCTTGTCTATCTTGAATCGTGGACATCGAACTAATCTACTTTCTTCAAAGTCGGTAACAGGGTGAAAATATCTTCTTCTAAGGACTGTCCTTGCT
This is a stretch of genomic DNA from Bdellovibrio reynosensis. It encodes these proteins:
- a CDS encoding trypsin-like serine peptidase; amino-acid sequence: MKRNSFVATISVAVLATFSVGFVNVTPKVIYGDDNRVDVYEVTRSDIRDIADSTVALIPSRDVVNKNNGYFEILTEKYGTQMNLCADEPYYHQPVAANCSGSLVGEDLIATAGHCISASDCINNSYSFVFGFKMTDAKTGPQMISTDDVFTCKEIVAREYTGSQDYALVRLDRAVRGHRVLKLQQTPAQPGDQIYVVGHPAGLPTKVADGAEVRAQNGNYFSSNLDTYGGNSGSAVFNAATNEVVGILVRGAQDFAYDRANKCTRSNVCTNDSCRGEDVTNISYIVQALNQ
- a CDS encoding SufE family protein, producing the protein MSTIQDRQAKVIQDFSALTDWEDRYKKIIEMGKALPAMPEALKVEQNAVKGCQSQVWLAANLNENNQVLLHGDSDALIVKGLVGLLLYVYSGATPSEILSTPPEFLKALGFEGNLSPSRANGLHSMLKQIKLYATAFDYLVKSKK